The following is a genomic window from Streptomyces sp. NBC_01381.
GACCGCCTTCACGCTGTACGAGGTCGGCACGGTCAAGCCGCTCGAGGGTCTGCGTACGTACGTCTCCGTCGACGGCGGCATGTCCGACAACATCCGCACCGCGCTCTACGACGCCGAGTACAGCGTCGCCCTGGTGTCGCGCGAGTCCGACGCCGAGCCCATGCTCGTACGCGTCGTGGGCAAGCACTGCGAGAGCGGCGACATCGTGGTGAAGGACGCTTTCCTCCCCGCCGACCTGGCTCCCGGCGATCTGATCGCCGTGCCCGCGACCGGCGCGTACTGCCGTTCCATGGCGAGCAACTACAACCACGCGCTCCGTCCGCCGGTCGTCGCGGTCAAGAATGGTGCGGCGCGCGTAATCGTCCGGCGCGAGACGGAGGAAGATCTCCTGCGTCTCGATGTCGGGTAATGAAATAGATGTCTCATGATTCGGACAGGGGATAGAAACTCCGGTCCGGTGGGTGAGACTGGTCCCATCGTTTAGATGTATGAGAAGTGAGGTCGGATGATGCGTAAGCGTCCGCTGAAGGTGGCGCTGCTGGGCTGTGGGGTTGTCGGCTCAGAGGTGGCGCGCATCATGACGACGCACGCCGACGACCTCACAGCCAGGATCGGCGCCCCGGTGGAACTCGCCGGGGTCGCCGTCCGCCGTCCCTCGAAGGTGCGCGAGGGAATCGACCCCTCCCTCATCACCACCGACGCGACCGCGCTGGTCAAACGGGGCGACATCGACGTCATCGTCGAGGTCATCGGAGGGATCGAGCCCGCCCGGACCCTCATCACCACCGCCTTCGAGCACGGCGCGTCCGTCGTCTCGGCGAACAAGGCCCTCATCGCCCAGGACGGTGCCGCGCTGCACGCCGCCGCCGAGGAGCACGGGCGGGATCTCTATTACGAGGCCGCCGTCGCCGGCGCGATTCCGCTGATCCGGCCGCTGCGCGAGTCCCTCGTCGGCGACAAGGTCAACCGGGTCCTCGGGATCGTCAACGGGACCACGAACTTCATCCTTGACGCGATGGACACGACCGGGGCCGGTTACCAGGAAGCCCTCGACGAGGCCACCGCTCTCGGGTACGCAGAGGCCGACCCGACCGCCGACGTCGAGGGCTTCGACGCCGCCGCCAAGGCCGCGATCCTCGCCGGAATCGCCTTCCACACGCGCGTGCGGCTCGACGACGTCTACCGCGAGGGCATGACCGAGGTGACCGCCGCCGACTTCGCCTCCGCGAAGCGCATGGGCTGCACCATCAAGCTGCTCGCCATCTGTGAGCGGGCCGCGGACGGCGAGTCCGTCACCGCGCGCGTGCATCCCGCGATGATTCCGCTCAGCCATCCGCTGGCGTCCGTGCGCGAGGCGTACAACGCCGTCTTCGTGGAGGCCGAGGCCGCCGGTCAGCTCATGTTCTACGGGCCCGGCGCGGGCGGCTCGCCCACCGCGTCGGCCGTGCTCGGCGACCTCGTCGCCGTCTGCCGGAACAAGCTCGGCGAGGCCACCGGGCCCGGCGAGTCCGCGTACACCCAGCTGCCCGTGAGCTCCATGGGCGAGGTCGTCACGCGGTACCACATCAGCCTCGACGTGGCCGACAAGCCGGGTGTCCTCGCCCAGGTCGCGACGGTCTTCGCCGAGCACGGCGTATCGATCGATACGGTCCGTCAGACGGGCAAGGACGGCGAGGCATCCCTCGTCGTCGTCACCCACCGGGCACCCGACGCCGCGCTCAGCGGCACGGTCGAGGCGCTGCGGAATCTCGACACCGTGCGTGGTGTCGCGAGCATCATGCGGGTTGAAGGAGAGTAACCAGCAATGACCCACCAGTGGCGCGGAATCATCGAGGAGTACCGGGACCGTCTCCCCGTCTCCGACACGACGCCGGTCGTGACGCTCCGCGAGGGCGGCACGCCGCTCGTGCCCGCGCAGGTGCTCTCCGAGCGCACGGGCTGCGAGGTCCATCTCAAGGTCGAGGGCGCCAACCCGACCGGGTCCTTCAAGGACCGCGGCATGACGATGGCGATCACGAAGGCCAAGGAGGAGGGCGCCAAGGCCGTCATCTGCGCCTCCACCGGCAACACGTCCGCCTCCGCGGCCGCCTATGCCGTACGCGCCGGAATGGTCTGTGCGGTCCTGGTGCCGCAGGGCAAGATCGCGCTCGGCAAGATGGGCCAGGCGCTCGTCTACGGCTCGAAGATCCTTCAGGTCGACGGGAACTTCGACGACTGCCTGAACCTCGCCCGCGCCCTCTCCGAGAACTACCCGGTGGCGCTGGTCAATTCGGTCAACCCGTTCCGCATCGAGGGCCAGAAGACCGCCTCGTTCGAGATCGTCGACGCGCTCGGCGACGCCCCGGACATCCATGTCCTTCCCGTCGGCAACGCCGGCAACATCACGGCCTACTGGAAGGGCTACAAGGAGTACGCCGCCGACTCGGTGTCGACGCACACTCCCCGGATGTGGGGCTTCCAGGCCTCGGGCTCGGCGCCCATCGTGCGCGGCGAGGTCGTCAAGGACCCGTCCACCATCGCCACCGCGATTCGCATCGGCAACCCCGCGTCCTGGGACTTCGCCCTTGCCGCGCGCGACGAGTCGGGCGGCTTCATCGACGAGGTGACGGACCGTGAGATCCTGCGCGCCTACAAGCTGTTGGCGTCCCAGGAGGGTGTCTTCGTCGAGCCCGCGTCGGCTGCTTCGGTCGCCGGTCTCCTGAAGGCCGCCGAGCAGGGCAAGGTCGACAAGGGCCAGAAGATCGTCTGCACGGTCACCGGAAACGGCCTGAAGGACCCCGACTGGGCCGTCGCCGGCGCCCCGCAGCCGGTCACCGTGCCGGTCGACGCGGCCACCGCCGCCGAGCGCCTCGGTCTGGCATAACCCCGGGGAAAACCCGCAACTCCCCACAGGGGGTGCACAGGGGGCTTACAGCACGCATCGTGCGCCTCCTGTGCGCCCTATGTCGCCACAGAACCTTCCTTCGATAGGCTGTACCCAACCCGCCCCGCCGCATATGCCGCGGTGCCGCCGTGTATCGGCCTCCGGGTACTGCCTCACATGTGGCAAGTCCTCCAAAAGATCGCAGCTCAAGGAGAGTCATCGAGCGATGGCCGGTCCCGCGTTCCGCGCCGCCGCCGTCCGGGTGCGCGTCCCCGCCACCAGCGCCAACCTCGGGCCGGGCTTCGACGCCCTCGGCCTGTCGCTGGGGCTGTACGACGACGTCGTCGTCCGGGTGGCCGACTCCGGACTGAACATCGACATCGCAGGTGAGGGCAGCGAGACGCTCCCGCGCGACGAGTCGCATCTGCTTGTACGTTCCCTGCGTACCGCCTTCGACCTGCTCGGCGGACAGCCGCGCGGGCTCGAAATCGTCTGCGCCAACCGCATTCCGCACGGCCGGGGCCTCGGCTCGTCGTCCGCGGCCATCTGCGCCGGAATCGTCGCCGCGCGCGCCGTGACGATAGGCGGTGACGCCCGGCTCGACGACAACGCCCTGCTTGAGCTCGCCACCGAGATCGAGGGCCACCCCGACAACGTCGCCGCCTGTCTGCTCGGCGGCTTCACGCTCTCCTGGATGGACGGGGGAGCGGCGCGGGCGATCAGGATGGACCCCGCCGATTCCATCGTTCCGGTGGTTTTCGTACCGGGAAAGCCGGTCCTCACCGAGACCGCGCGCGGACTGCTCCCGCGCACCGTCCCCCATGTGGACGCGGCCGCCAACGCGGGCCGGGCCGCCCTGCTCGTCGAGGCGCTGACCAGGCGCCCCGAGCTGCTGCTCCCCGCCACCGAGGACCGCCTCCACCAGGAGTACCGCGCACCCGCCATGCCGGAGAGCGCCGCCCTGGTGGACCGACTGCGGGCGGACGGCGTCCCCGCGATGATTTCCGGCGCGGGACCCACGGTCCTCGCGCTGGCCGATGAGAGTACGGCCGACAAGGTCGCACGCCTCGCGGGCGAGGGCTGGGCGGCCAACCGTCTGGCGCTCGACGCGACCGGGGCGAGCGTGCTGCCGCTCGCGCCTTGACGCAGTGACCTCCGGGTAACCGGATTTGGAGAGGGGGAATGTTTGTTGGATCCGGTAGTGTTAACCTCAAGTCTGCACCCGACCCCACCATGGCGAGGTGCTTCGTGTCCCCGTCCGGGACATCCATCCTTCCGGGAGCCTCCCAAACTGCTTCGTGCCTTGCACTGAGCAGTGCCGAGCACGCTCCGGAACCGGCGTGACCGAGCCGAGTGACACCGCACATCAGTGGCACCTCACCGGGACTCGCCATCACCAGTGAATTCTTCCGCCGCGCATTGGCGGACCACCGCCCCGGCCAGGTCCACACACCAAAGGACCGCCGGACAGCACAACCGGTCGCCGAGCCAGACAGGCCGACGTCCGCTCCAGGGAAGGACCCTTCGTGAGCGACACCACCGATCTGATGGGCGTGACTGCCGACACGCCCGCCACGGACGCCTCTGCGGCGCCTGCCACCGGTGCTTCGGCCGGGTCCCGGCGGCGCCGCGGCACCGGCCTCGAGGGCATGGTGCTGGCGGAACTGCAGCAGGTCGCATCCGGCCTCGGTATCAAGGGCACTGCGCGGATGCGCAAGAGCCAGCTGATCGAGGTCATCAAGGAGGCGCAGGCGGGAGGGGGCGCCCCCGCGAAGAGTGCCGCGCCGTCCTCGGCCGATGCCGAGACCAAGCCGAAGCGCCGCGCGACCTCCAAGGCCCGTACGGGCGAGGACGCGGCGGCCGGCGGCGGCAAGTCGAGCAAGGCCGACAAGGCCGAGAAGACGGAGCAGGCTTCGGGCGGCAAGGCCGAAGAGGCCGTCGCCCAGCAGCAGATCGACATCCCGGGCCAGCCCGCGGGTGCCGACAAGGGCGAGCGCCGGCGTCGCCGCGCCACCGCCGACGCGGGCAGCCCCGAGACCGTCACCGCCGAGGCGAAGGCCGAGCCGAAGCAGGACGCGCAGCCCGAGTCCCGCGGCGACGGCTCCGGTGAGGGCGCCGAGGGCCGTCGTGACCGTCAGGGCCGCGACCGCCAGGGCCGTGGCCGCGACCGTGACCGCCGTGGTGGCAACAAGGGCGACGACCAGCAGGGCGGTGGCCGTCAGGACCGCCAGCAGGGTGGCGGCCGTCAGGACCGCAAGGAGCGGGACAACGGCCCGCAGGACGACTTCGACGACGAGGCGGGCGGCCGTCGCGGGCGTCGCGGCCGGTACCGCGACCGCCGTGGCCGCCGTGGCCGCGACGAGTTCGGCGCCAACGAGCCGCAGGTCTCCGAGGACGACGTACTGATCCCCGTCGCGGGCATCCTGGACATCCTCGACAACTACGCGTTCATTCGTACGTCGGGCTACCTGCCCGGACCGAACGACGTGTACGTGTCGCTCGCCCAGGTCCGTAAGAACGGTCTGCGCAAGGGCGACCACGTCACCGGCGCGGTCCGTCAGCCCAAGGACGGCGAGCGCCGCGAGAAGTTCAACGCGCTCGTACGCCTCGACTCGGCGAACGGCATGGCGGCCGAATCCGGGCGCGGGCGACCGGAGTTCAACAAGCTGACGCCCCTTTACCCGCAGGACCGGCTCCGTCTGGAGACCGACCCGGGCATCCTGACCACCCGCATCATCGACCTCGTGTCGCCGATCGGTAAGGGTCAGCGAGGGCTGATCGTGGCCCCGCCGAAGACCGGCAAGACCATGATCATGCAGGCGGTCGCCAACGCGATCACCACCAACAGCCCCGAGTGCCACCTGATGGTCGTCCTGGTCGACGAGCGTCCGGAAGAGGTCACCGACATGCAGCGGTCGGTGAAGGGCGAGGTCATCTCCTCGACCTTCGACCGTCCCGCCGAGGACCACACCACCGTCGCCGAGCTGGCCATCGAGCGCGCCAAGCGTCTCGTCGAGCTGGGTCACGACGTGGTCGTCCTGCTCGACTCCATCACCCGCCTCGGCCGTGCGTACAACCTCGCGGCCCCGGCGTCCGGGCGCATCCTGTCCGGTGGTGTCGACTCGACCGCGCTCTACCCGCCGAAGCGCTTCTTCGGTGCGGCGCGCAACATCGAGGACGGCGGCTCGCTGACCATCCTGGCCACCGCGCTCGTCGACACCGGTTCGCGCATGGACGAGGTGATCTTCGAGGAGTTCAAGGGCACCGGCAACATGGAGCTCAAGCTCGACCGGAAGCTCTCGGACAAGCGCATCTTCCCGGCGGTGGACGTCGACGCGTCCTCCACCCGTAAGGAAGAGATCCTGCTCAACAGCGAAGAGCTGGCGATCGTCTGGAAGCTGCGCCGGGTGCTGCACGCCCTCGACTCGCAGCAGGCCATCGAGCTGCTTCTCGACAAGATGAAGCAGACGAAGTCGAACGCCGAGTTCCTGATGCAGATCGCGAAGACGACGCCGACGCCGGGCAACGGCAACGACTAGTCACAGCGAACAGCACCACCAAAGGGCCGCCCCCGTCATCCGACGGGGGCGGCCCTTTTGCCTGCCGAGAGACCTTGGCCACACACATAAGAGATTCTTACGGTCACGGGCAGTAGCCCCGGCGCCGACGAAATCGCAGGTGAGAAGCTGGAAGGGCGGGTTCGGAGTGCACGGTGGGTCACCGGTGTGCGCCAGGGGCGCCCACAGGGCGCTGTGCAACCCTTCAGGCGGTTTGCACGTCTGACAAATGACGCCACAACCACGCCTGACCCTGAAAGCAGGGGGTAACCGACCCGACGAGGACTGAGGAGCACATGACCGACGAGAGCGCGCCCGAGGATACGAAGCCCCAGCGCCCCCGTGGCGGAGGCGGCCGGCGCCGCAGGCCGACCACCAAGCGGCACAAGGCCCTCGTCATCACGGCGTGGACCGCCGCATCGGTGATCGTCCTCGGCGGTGCGGGCCTCGGCTTCGTGTACTTCAAGCTCAACGGCAACATCAAGGGCGTCGACATCAACGCGGCGCTCGGCACGGACCGCCCCGAGAACGTCGACAACGGCTCGCAGGACATCCTCGTCCTCGGCTCCGACTCCCGCTCCGGCGACAACGCCAAGTACGGCAAGGACGAGGGCGCCGCCCGCTCGGACACGGCGATGGTCGTGCACGTCAACAAGGGCCACAAGACGGCCAGCGTCGTCTCGATACCCCGCGACACCCTGATAACCCGGCCCGAGTGCAAGACCGACGACGGCCAGACCGATCCGGGCGGTCAGCGGCAGATGTTCAACACGGCGTACGAGGTCGGAGGCCCGGCCTGCGCCGTCAAGACCGTCGAGAAGATGTCCGGCATCCGCATGGACCACTACCTGGAAGTCGACTTCACGGGCTTCAAGAAGCTCATCGACACCCTCGGCGGCGTCGAGATCACCACCAAGGAGGCCATCCATGACAAGGACAGCCACCTCGACCTCGAAGCCGGCAAGCACCAGCTGACCGGCGAGCAGTCACTCGGCCTGGTCCGCACCCGGCACGGCGTCGGCGACGGCAGCGACCTCGGCCGCATCCAGCTCCAGCAGGCGTTCATCAAGGCCCTGATCAACCAGGTCAACGACGTCGGCGTGTTCAGCAACCCGAAGAAGCTCTACGACCTCGCGGACGACGCGACGAGCGCCATCACCACCGACTCGGACCTGAACGACGTCAAGAGCCTCGCGGGCTTCGCGGGCGGCCTCAAGGGCATCGGCGCGGGCGACATGCACATGGTCACCCTGCCCATCCAGTACGACCCGGCCGACCCCAACCGCGTACTGCCCCTGGAGAAGGCCGACCGCCAGGTCTGGGCCGCGCTCAAGGCCGACAAGGCGATCCCCAAGTCCGCGACCGAGCAGTCCGCGGGCGACAAGGGCGAAGCGGACGACGTCGTGACCAGTAACTAGCCGTGACCCGATCGGTCGCACGGGCCCGGCGGGAATAGATCGGCACCCACCCCGGTTTGGGCAGATGCGACCAGTCCTGGCAGACTGGTACGTCGGCCCCGGTTCACGTACGAGCAATCCGCACGTACGACCCGGTGCCCTCCCGAAACTAGGAGACACCTTGAAGCGCGACATCCACCCCGAGTACGTCGAGACGCAGGTCAGCTGCACCTGTGGCGCGTCGTTCACCACCCGCAGCACGATCTCCAGCGGCACCGTCCGTGCCGAGGTCTGCTCCGAGTGCCACCCGTTCTACACGGGCAAGCAGAAGATCCTCGACACCGGTGGCCGTGTGGCCCGCTTCGAGGCCCGCTTCGGCAAGGCTGCCGGCTCCAACAAGTAGCGAGCCACTGCGCCGGTCTTCGGCCGCCCTCGGGAGGGGGTGGCCGGGACCGGCGCTTTGCCGTCTGACGCAAGCGCCACTCCGCGAACGAAATTCGCGTACGAAACCAGGAGCCCCCGATGTTCGAGGCGGTCGAGGAACTGATCGGCGAGCACGCCGATCTGGAAACGAAGCTCGCGGACCCCTCGGTCCACGCCGACCAGGCCAACGCGCGCAAGCTCAACAAGCGCTACGCCGAGCTCACCCCGATCGTCTCGACGTACCGCGCCTGGAAGCAGACCGGCGACGACATCGCGACGGCCCGTGAACTGGCCGCGGAGGACCCGGAGTTCGCCGCGGAGGTCAAGGACCTGGAGAAGCAGCGCGAGGAGATCACCGAGAAGCTGCGGCTGCTGCTCGTACCCCGGGACCCGTCCGACGATAAGGACGTCATCCTCGAGGTCAAGGCGGGCGCGGGCGGCGACGAGTCGGCGCTCTTCGCCGGCGACCTCCTTCGCATGTATCTGCGGTACGCGGAGCGCGTGGGCTGGAAGACCGAGATCATCGACGCCACCGAGTCCGAGCTGGGCGGCTACAAGGACGTCCAGGTCGCCGTGAAGACCAAGGGCGGCAACGGTGCGACCGAGCCCGGCCAGGGCGTCTGGGCGCGGCTGAAGTACGAGGGCGGCGTACACCGCGTGCAGCGCGTTCCCTCGACCGAGTCGCAGGGCCGCATCCACACCTCCGCGGCCGGTGTCCTGGTGACGCCGGAGGCCGAGGAGATCGACGTCGAGATCCACGCGAACGACCTCCGTATCGACGTCTACCGCTCCTCGGGCCCCGGCGGCCAGTCCGTCAACACCACCGACTCCGCGGTGCGCATCACGCACATTCCCACCGGAGTCGTCGCCTCCTGCCAGAACGAGAAGAGCCAGCTGCAGAACAAGGAGCAGGCGATGCGTATCCTGCGCTCCAGGCTCCTTGCCGCGGCCCAGGAGGAAGCGGAGAAGGAGGCGGCGGACGCCCGTCGCAGCCAGGTCCGCACGGTTGACCGCTCCGAGAAGATCCGTACGTACAACTTCCCGGAAAACCGGATCTCGGACCACCGCGTCGGCTTCAAGGCGTACAACTTGGACCAGGTGCTCGACGGAGAGCTCGACGCGGTCATTCAGGCCTGCGTCGACGCGGACTCCGCCGCCAAGCTCGCGGCCGCGTAAGCACCCGACAACCGCACTGCCCCCGGAGGACCAGCGTGAACCTGCTGCTCGCGGAAGTGGCCCAGGCCACCCAGCGGCTGGCCGACGCCGGCGTGCCCTCGCCGCGCAACGACGCCGAGGAGCTCGCCGCCTTCGTGCACGGCGTGAAGCGGGGCGAGCTGCACGCCGTCAAGGACGCGGACTTCGACGCACGCTACTGGGAGGCGATCGCGCGCCGTGAGGCCCGCGAACCGCTTCAGCACATCACCGGGCGTGCCTTCTTCCGCTACCTCGAACTGCAGGTGGGCCCCGGTGTCTTCGTGCCGCGCCCCGAGACCGAGTCGGTCGTCGGCTGGGCCATAGACGCCGTGCGCGCGATGGATGTCGTCGAGCCGCTCATCGTCGACCTGTGCACCGGCTCCGGCGCCATCGCGCTCGCCATGGCGCAGGAGGTGCCGCGCTCGCGGGTGCACGCCGTGGAGCTGTCCGAGGACGCGCTGAAGTGGACGCGGAAGAACGTCGAGGGGTCCAGGGTCAAGCTCTCCCAGGGCGACGCGCGTGACGCGTTCCCGGAGCTCGACGGCCAGGTCGACCTCGTCGTCTCCAACCCGCCGTACATCCCGCTCACGGAGTGGGAGTACGTCGCCCCGGAGGCCCGCGACTACGACCCCGAGCTCTCCCTCTTCTCCGGCGAGGACGGCCTCGACCTGATCCGCGGCATCGAGCGCACCGCGCACCGCCTCCTTCGGCCCGGCGGTGTCGTCGTCATCGAGCACGCGGACACCCAGGGCGGCCAGGTCCCGTGGATCTTCACCGAGGAGCGGGGCTGGGCCGACGCGGCCGACCACCCGGACCTGAACAACCGCCCGCGCTTCGCGACCGCCCGCAAGGCGATGCCGTGAGGACGAACACTTCAAGCCAGCAGTACGTGTACGAGGAGGCTCGCTAGATGGCACGGCGATACGACACCAACGACGCGACCGACCGTACGACCGGTCTGCGCGAGGCCGCGTCCGCCGTCCGCCGTGGCGAGCTGGTCGTGCTGCCCACCGACACCGTCTACGGCATCGGTGCCGACGCCTTCACCCCGGAGGCCTGCGCCGATCTGCTCGACGCCAAGGGCCGTGGCCGCAATATGCCCACCCCTGTCCTCATCGGCTCCCCGAACACCCTGCACGGCCTGGTCACGGACTTCTCCGAGTCGGCCTGGGAGCTCGTCGACGCCTTCTGGCCGGGCGCGCTGACGCTGGTCGCCAAGCAGCAGCCGTCGCTCCAGTGGGACCTCGGCGACACCCGCGGCACGGTCGCGATCCGCATGCCGCTGCACCCTGTCGCCATCGAGCTGCTCACCGAGGTCGGCCCGATGGCCGTCTCGTCCGCCAACCTCACGGGCCACCCGGCCCCCGAGGACTGTGACGCCGCGCAGGAGATGCTCGGGGACTCCGTCTCCGTGTACCTGGACGGCGGCCCGACGCCGGGCATCGTCCCCTCGTCGATCGTGGACGTCACCGGGAAGGTGCCGGTACTGCTGCGCGCGGGTGCGCTGACCGCGGAGGAGCTCCGCAAGGTGGTACCCGACCTCGAGGTGGCGAATTGACAGCCCCTGAGACGGGGCGTGGCATAGCGGCTTGTCGAGATTCGTTCCGCATCCTCCACGTCAGCACCGGCAATGTGTGCCGCTCGCCGATCACCGAGCGGCTGACGCGGCATGCCCTGGCGGACCGCCTCGGCGACCCGTTCACGGGCGGCCTGATCGTGGAGAGCGCGGGTACGTGGGGGCACGAGGGCGCCCCCATGGAGACCAACGCCGAGACGGTCCTCGCGGACTTCGGGGCGGACGCCTCCGGCTTCATGGGCCGTGAGCTGCTCGACGACCACGTCATCCGGGCGGACCTCGTCCTGACGGCGACGCGGGACCACCGTGCGCAGGTCATCTCGATGGGTCACTCGGCAGGACTGCGCACCTTCACGCTCAAGGAGTTCACCCGTCTGGTGCGGGCCATAGACCCGGCCACGCTGCCCGACCCCGACGGGGAGGGCGTGGTGGAGCGTGCGCGTGCCCTGGTGCGGGCGGCCGCGGCACTGCGCGGCTGGCTGCTCGCGCCGAGCGTCGAGGCGGACGAGGTGTACGACCCCTACGGGGCGCCGCTGCCCTTCTTCCGCTCGGTGGGCGACGAGATCAACGAGGCGCTGGATCCCGTGGTGACGGCGCTGACCGGCGTACGGGCCAAAGCCTGAACCTTTCCCCTGCGGGGGCGGACACCGCGCGTGCCGCGTGCGGCAGGCCTACATTGGAGGGACTTCAACCCCCGCTAGGCCCGGAGCCCACGATGCCGGTCACCACAGAACAACCGCCCGCCGTGGGGGCTGACGCGCTCCGCCGCGAGGACCCCCAGATGGCCGAGGTCATCCTCGCCGAGGCCGAACGCCAGGCGAGCGGCCTCCAGCTCATCGCCGCCGAGAACTTCACCTCGCCGGCCGTCCTGGAAGCCCTCGGCTCCCCGCTCGCCAACAAGTACGCCGAGGGATACCCCGGCGCCCGCCACCACGGCGGCTGCGAGTTGGTGGACGTCGCCGAGCGCATCGCCATCGACCGGGCGAAGGCACTCTTCGGCGCCGAGCACGCCAATGTGCAGCCCCACTCCGGATCGTCCGCCGTGCTTGCCGCGTACGCCGCGCTGCTGCGCCCCGGCGACACCGTCCTCGCCATGGGCCTGCCGTTCGGCGGCCATCTCACGCACGGCTCGCCCGCGAACTTCTCGGGCCGCTGGTTCGACTTCGTCGGCTACGGCGTCGACCCCGAGAGCGGCCTCATCGACTACGAACAGGTGCACACCCTCGCCCGTTCGCACCAGCCGAAGGCGATCGTCTGCGGCTCCATCGCCTACCCCCGGCACATCGACTACGCGGCCTTCCGCGACATCGCCGACGACGTGGGCGCCTATCTCATCGCCGACGCCGCGCACCCCATCGGCCTGGTCGCCGGGGGAGCGGCCCCCAGCCCGGTGCCGTACGCGGACGTCGTCTGCGCCACCACCCACAAGGTGCTCCGCGGCCCGCGCGGCGGCCTGATCCTGTGCGGGGCCGAGCTCGCGCAACGTATCGACCGGGCGGTCTTTCCCTTCACCCAGGGCGGTGCTCAGATGCACACGATCGCCGCCAAGGCCGTGGCCTTCGGCGAGGCGGCCACCCCGGCCTTCACGGCGTACGCCCATGACGTGGTCGCCAATGCGCGGATCCTCGCCGAGGCGCTGGCCGCCGCGGGCTGCGTGATCAGCACCGGCGGCACCGACACCCACCTGATCCTGGCGGACCCGGCCCCGCTGGGCGTCGACGCGAGCACCGCCCGCGGCCGCCTCTCCGCGGCGGGCCTGGTCCTCGACACCTGCGCCCTGCCGTATGGCGACAGCCGGGGACTGCGGCTCGGCACGGCCGCCGTCACCACACAGGGAATGGGCGACGCGGAGATGGTCCGCATCGCCGGGCTCTTCGCCGAAGCGGTGCGCGAGGAACCAGGGGTACGAGAGGAAGTGCGCGAATTGGTGGGCAGATTTCCGCCGTATCCGGGCTAGGTCGGGGTAGAGGCGTCCGGAAGAGGCGCGTTCTCGTGCAACCATCGTCGCTACCCGGAAGTCCCCAGCCATATGCCCGCA
Proteins encoded in this region:
- a CDS encoding LCP family protein, whose product is MTDESAPEDTKPQRPRGGGGRRRRPTTKRHKALVITAWTAASVIVLGGAGLGFVYFKLNGNIKGVDINAALGTDRPENVDNGSQDILVLGSDSRSGDNAKYGKDEGAARSDTAMVVHVNKGHKTASVVSIPRDTLITRPECKTDDGQTDPGGQRQMFNTAYEVGGPACAVKTVEKMSGIRMDHYLEVDFTGFKKLIDTLGGVEITTKEAIHDKDSHLDLEAGKHQLTGEQSLGLVRTRHGVGDGSDLGRIQLQQAFIKALINQVNDVGVFSNPKKLYDLADDATSAITTDSDLNDVKSLAGFAGGLKGIGAGDMHMVTLPIQYDPADPNRVLPLEKADRQVWAALKADKAIPKSATEQSAGDKGEADDVVTSN
- the prfA gene encoding peptide chain release factor 1 — its product is MFEAVEELIGEHADLETKLADPSVHADQANARKLNKRYAELTPIVSTYRAWKQTGDDIATARELAAEDPEFAAEVKDLEKQREEITEKLRLLLVPRDPSDDKDVILEVKAGAGGDESALFAGDLLRMYLRYAERVGWKTEIIDATESELGGYKDVQVAVKTKGGNGATEPGQGVWARLKYEGGVHRVQRVPSTESQGRIHTSAAGVLVTPEAEEIDVEIHANDLRIDVYRSSGPGGQSVNTTDSAVRITHIPTGVVASCQNEKSQLQNKEQAMRILRSRLLAAAQEEAEKEAADARRSQVRTVDRSEKIRTYNFPENRISDHRVGFKAYNLDQVLDGELDAVIQACVDADSAAKLAAA
- the rpmE gene encoding 50S ribosomal protein L31, coding for MKRDIHPEYVETQVSCTCGASFTTRSTISSGTVRAEVCSECHPFYTGKQKILDTGGRVARFEARFGKAAGSNK
- the thrC gene encoding threonine synthase codes for the protein MTHQWRGIIEEYRDRLPVSDTTPVVTLREGGTPLVPAQVLSERTGCEVHLKVEGANPTGSFKDRGMTMAITKAKEEGAKAVICASTGNTSASAAAYAVRAGMVCAVLVPQGKIALGKMGQALVYGSKILQVDGNFDDCLNLARALSENYPVALVNSVNPFRIEGQKTASFEIVDALGDAPDIHVLPVGNAGNITAYWKGYKEYAADSVSTHTPRMWGFQASGSAPIVRGEVVKDPSTIATAIRIGNPASWDFALAARDESGGFIDEVTDREILRAYKLLASQEGVFVEPASAASVAGLLKAAEQGKVDKGQKIVCTVTGNGLKDPDWAVAGAPQPVTVPVDAATAAERLGLA
- the rho gene encoding transcription termination factor Rho, with product MSDTTDLMGVTADTPATDASAAPATGASAGSRRRRGTGLEGMVLAELQQVASGLGIKGTARMRKSQLIEVIKEAQAGGGAPAKSAAPSSADAETKPKRRATSKARTGEDAAAGGGKSSKADKAEKTEQASGGKAEEAVAQQQIDIPGQPAGADKGERRRRRATADAGSPETVTAEAKAEPKQDAQPESRGDGSGEGAEGRRDRQGRDRQGRGRDRDRRGGNKGDDQQGGGRQDRQQGGGRQDRKERDNGPQDDFDDEAGGRRGRRGRYRDRRGRRGRDEFGANEPQVSEDDVLIPVAGILDILDNYAFIRTSGYLPGPNDVYVSLAQVRKNGLRKGDHVTGAVRQPKDGERREKFNALVRLDSANGMAAESGRGRPEFNKLTPLYPQDRLRLETDPGILTTRIIDLVSPIGKGQRGLIVAPPKTGKTMIMQAVANAITTNSPECHLMVVLVDERPEEVTDMQRSVKGEVISSTFDRPAEDHTTVAELAIERAKRLVELGHDVVVLLDSITRLGRAYNLAAPASGRILSGGVDSTALYPPKRFFGAARNIEDGGSLTILATALVDTGSRMDEVIFEEFKGTGNMELKLDRKLSDKRIFPAVDVDASSTRKEEILLNSEELAIVWKLRRVLHALDSQQAIELLLDKMKQTKSNAEFLMQIAKTTPTPGNGND
- the thrB gene encoding homoserine kinase, with translation MAGPAFRAAAVRVRVPATSANLGPGFDALGLSLGLYDDVVVRVADSGLNIDIAGEGSETLPRDESHLLVRSLRTAFDLLGGQPRGLEIVCANRIPHGRGLGSSSAAICAGIVAARAVTIGGDARLDDNALLELATEIEGHPDNVAACLLGGFTLSWMDGGAARAIRMDPADSIVPVVFVPGKPVLTETARGLLPRTVPHVDAAANAGRAALLVEALTRRPELLLPATEDRLHQEYRAPAMPESAALVDRLRADGVPAMISGAGPTVLALADESTADKVARLAGEGWAANRLALDATGASVLPLAP
- a CDS encoding homoserine dehydrogenase, whose product is MRKRPLKVALLGCGVVGSEVARIMTTHADDLTARIGAPVELAGVAVRRPSKVREGIDPSLITTDATALVKRGDIDVIVEVIGGIEPARTLITTAFEHGASVVSANKALIAQDGAALHAAAEEHGRDLYYEAAVAGAIPLIRPLRESLVGDKVNRVLGIVNGTTNFILDAMDTTGAGYQEALDEATALGYAEADPTADVEGFDAAAKAAILAGIAFHTRVRLDDVYREGMTEVTAADFASAKRMGCTIKLLAICERAADGESVTARVHPAMIPLSHPLASVREAYNAVFVEAEAAGQLMFYGPGAGGSPTASAVLGDLVAVCRNKLGEATGPGESAYTQLPVSSMGEVVTRYHISLDVADKPGVLAQVATVFAEHGVSIDTVRQTGKDGEASLVVVTHRAPDAALSGTVEALRNLDTVRGVASIMRVEGE